Proteins found in one Miscanthus floridulus cultivar M001 chromosome 4, ASM1932011v1, whole genome shotgun sequence genomic segment:
- the LOC136548389 gene encoding uncharacterized protein, producing the protein MTATHKAIEQKTLIPKAMKAVRSGSMSNAAYRRLLKVLEDVTKEIDNIPPDIGAKVRKGQGPSRTEDNSRDSSSDDGIEEGICEETRITRNILPAANQLLHGGCSKQMKAAEIKESRTTCRVEASHVLDCNKEIGKKKAAAATSEEGSQHEQDVTTLINLVPPEKAKPKGRNKTESDKAAVTLGALGEKLGTRKCKACGQYATHNARM; encoded by the exons ATGACGGCAACACACAAAGCTATAGAACAAAAGACTCTAATACCAAAAGCTATGAAGGCGGTCAGATCAGGGAGCATGTCTAACGCTGCTTACAGAAGATTGCTCAAAGTTTTAGAAGATGTCACGAAGGAAATAGACAATATCCCCCCAGACATTGGTGCAAAAGTGAGGAAGGGACAAGGTCCATCAAGGACAGAG GACAATTCTAGAGATAGCAGCAGCGACGATGGCATTGAAGAAGGAATATGTGAGGAGACAAGGATAACACGG AACATTTTACCAGCTGCGAACCAGTTACTACATGGAGGTTGTTCAAAACAAATGAAGGCAGCAGAAATAAAG GAATCTAGGACCACATGTAGAGTTGAGGCTAGCCATGTGCTGGATTGCAATAAAGAAATAGGGAAGAAaaaggcagcagcagcaacaagtgAAGAAGGGTCACAACATGAACAG GATGTGACAACATTGATAAACCTAGTGCCTCCTGAAAAAGCGAAGCCTAAGGGCAGGAACAAGACAGAGTCAGATAAGGCAGCAGTAACCCTTGGAGCATTAGGCGAGAAATTGGGCACGAGAAAGTGCAAGGCTTGTGGGCAGTACGCTACACATAATGCGCGGATGTGA
- the LOC136551328 gene encoding PGR5-like protein 1A, chloroplastic, giving the protein MASDARLSLPCRLPSLLPPPVLLLRRLPRAAAAASTSPRCRVGTAAVPARARGRCRPRASEGEAPGPVQQQEVDNEVVDSNVLPYCSIDRKRKKTIGEMEQEFLQALQAFYYDQKAIMSNEEFDNLKEELMWEGSSVVMLSADEQKLLEASMAYVSGNPIMTDEEFDQLKLRLKKEGSDIVQEGPRCSLRSRKVYSDLTVDYFKMLLLNVPAAVVALTLFFFLDDLTGFEITLLLELPEPFSFIFTWFAALPLIFWVAQAITNVIVKDFLILKGPCPNCGTENLSFFGTILSVSSGGSKNSVKCTSCGTTLEYDSASRLITLLEPAEA; this is encoded by the exons ATGGCCTCCGACGCGCGGCTCTCGCTACCGTGCCGCCTGCCCTCGCTGCTCCCTCCGCCGGTGCTCCTGCTCCGCCGGttgccgcgcgccgccgccgcggcatcAACCTCGCCGCGGTGCCGCGTCGGGACGGCGGCGGTGCCCGCGCGCGCCCGCGGCCGGTGCCGGCCTCGCGCCTCCGAGGGTGAGGCGCCGGGCCCGGTGCAGCAGCAGGAGGTGGACAACGAGGTGGTGGACAGCAACGTGCTCCCCTACTGCAGCATCGACCGCAAGCGGAAGAAGACCATCGGGGAGATGGAGCAGGAGTTCCTCCAGGCGCTGCAG GCCTTCTATTACGACCAGAAGGCCATCATGTCCAACGAGGAGTTCGATAacctcaaggaggagctcatgtggGAAGGAAGCAGCGTTGTGATGCTAA GCGCGGATGAGCAAAAGCTTTTGGAAGCCTCCATGGCATATGTCTCTGGCAACCCCATCATGACGGATGAAGAATTCGATCAACTAAAGCTGAGACTAAAG AAAGAAGGAAGCGACATTGTACAGGAAGGCCCAAGATGCAGCCTACGGAGTCGAAAG GTCTACAGTGACTTGACTGTTGACTACTTCAAGATGTTGTTGCTAAATGTTCCAGCAGCTGTGGTAGCTCTGACACT ATTCTTCTTCTTGGATGATTTGACGGGATTTGAAATCACACTTCTTCTTGAG TTGCCAGAGCCTTTCAGTTTCATCTTCACATGGTTTGCCGCACTGCCTTTAATATTTTGGGTAGCACAGGCAATCACTAATGTCATAGTGAAAGACTTTCTGATTTTGAAG GGCCCATGTCCAAACTGTGGGACTGAAAATCTTTCCTTCTTCGGGACCATATTGTCAGTGTCCAGCGGTGGTTCAAAAAACAGTGTGAAATGTACAAG TTGTGGCACTACGTTGGAGTACGACTCTGCATCCCGATTGATTACACTCCTAGAACCGGCTGAGGCATAA
- the LOC136551329 gene encoding uncharacterized protein, which translates to MFKFPRKRLTKKPSKFYSPFKHGILSCPPPNLEFSLRMHAFLCADDSPLKRKTLMHFGTESLTGRDITLSFGIGKFIHPVFMDAFVKCIAKDDFNVRPECHGFRIFLQPLVSSDSFSIHKTQPQCSQDIVLETIKRCLPTTDLQKTKMIFLLVLHLSHWSVYCINLGQSRVDVLDSMNYTSYNEVTWDTYHSPMGQILMERLSAALSLAAPRKFPQFANWRRVPIRVPFQNNICDSGIFSMKFIEFYDGEGHGSLHTTIDPDRSKEMRAEMLQYLAFHTANKVHAPPELLQFRIGEFHPSFHPLFY; encoded by the exons ATGTTCAAGTTTCCTAGAAAGAGACTAACCAAGAAGCCATCCAAATTTTATTCACCCTTCAAGCATGGCATTCTGTCTTGTCCTCCACCCAATTTAGAGTTTTCTTTGCGTATGCATGCCTTCCTTTGTGCAGATGACTCTCCATTGAAAAG GAAAACTTTGATGCACTTTGGGACAGAGTCATTGACTGGCCGAGATATTACACTTTCCTTTGGTATTGGGAAATTCATACACCCTGTGTTCATGGATGCATTTGTCAAATGCATAGCTAAAGATGACTTTAATGTTCGTCCTGAATGCCATGGGTTCAGAATATTCCTACAACCTCTTGTCTCG TCAGACTCCTTCAGTATTCACAAAACTCAGCCTCAGTGCAGCCAGGACATTGTACTAGAAACTATCAAGCGATGCCTCCCCACGACTGACTTACAAAAGACAAAGATG ATATTTCTTCTGGTTTTACATCTTAGTCATTGGTCTGTATATTGTATCAATCTTGGCCAATCCCGTGTCGATGTCCTAGACTCAATGAACTATACTTCTTACAATGAGGTCACATGGGATACATATCATTCACCTATGGGCCAAATACTCATGGAACGCCTTAGTGCTGCACTATCTTTGGCTGCACCCCGCAAATTCCCCCAATTTGCAAACTGGAGACGTGTACCAATTCGGGTTCCATTTCAAAATAATATCTGTGACTCTGGCATATTCTCCATGAAGTTTATTGAGTTCTATGACGGTGAGGGCCATGGTTCTCTGCACACTACTATAGATCCG GATCGATCAAAGGAGATGAGGGCAGAAATGCTACAATATCTAGCCTTTCATACTGCCAACAAAGTCCATGCTCCTCCTGAGCTTCTTCAATTCCGTATTGGAGAGTTCCATCCTTCTTTCCACCCTCTCTTTTATTAG